In Bradyrhizobium guangxiense, the following are encoded in one genomic region:
- the dksA gene encoding RNA polymerase-binding protein DksA → MNDRQKEYFRLKLLAWKDEILKESKLTLQALQEENVNHPDLADRASSETDRAIELRARDRQRKLIAKIDAALQRIEDNTYGYCEDTGEPISLKRLEARPIATLSVEAQERHEKREKVYRDE, encoded by the coding sequence ATGAACGACCGGCAGAAGGAGTACTTCCGTCTGAAGCTCCTCGCTTGGAAGGATGAGATCCTCAAGGAGTCCAAGCTCACCCTGCAAGCTCTGCAGGAGGAGAATGTGAACCACCCCGATCTGGCCGATCGGGCATCGTCCGAAACCGACCGCGCCATCGAACTCCGCGCCCGCGACCGCCAGCGCAAGCTGATCGCCAAGATCGACGCCGCGCTCCAGCGTATCGAGGACAACACCTACGGCTATTGCGAGGACACCGGCGAGCCGATCTCTCTGAAGCGGCTCGAAGCCCGGCCCATCGCGACGCTCTCGGTGGAAGCGCAGGAGCGCCACGAGAAACGCGAGAAGGTCTATCGCGACGAATAG